One region of Gossypium raimondii isolate GPD5lz chromosome 6, ASM2569854v1, whole genome shotgun sequence genomic DNA includes:
- the LOC105773455 gene encoding predicted GPI-anchored protein 58, producing MAEKVTVMVLKVDLQCWRCYKKVKKVLCKFPQIRDQIYNEKANTVTITVVCCNPEKLRDKICCKGAGSIKSIEIKPPPPPPKPKEPEKPKEPEKPKEPEKPKEPEKPKVPEKPKEPEKPKAPEKPKEPEKPKEPEKPKQPEKPKEPEKPKEPEKPKQPEKPKEPEKRKEPPPKPPAAAPKVPEPCPPPPMAYPPIGCCCTECYHGVGGGPCYYGGPPPPLRPCYQTYGRPVYDSWGGGGGYSYCYTSRGECFSDENPNGCSIM from the exons AAGAAAGTGAAGAAAGTGCTGTGTAAATTCCCTC AAATACGAGACCAGATATACAATGAGAAAGCCAACACCGTGACCATTACTGTGGTATGCTGCAATCCTGAGAAGCTGAGGGACAAGATATGTTGCAAGGGTGCTGGATCAATCAAGAGCATTGAGATCAAACCTCCACCTCCTCCTCCCAAACCCAAGGAGCCTGAGAAGCCTAAAGAACCCGAAAAGCCCAAAGAACCTGAAAAACCCAAAGAACCAGAGAAGCCTAAAGTACCAGAAAAACCAAAAGAACCCGAAAAGCCTAAAGCACCCGAAAAACCAAAAGAACCCGAAAAACCCAAAGAACCCGAGAAACCTAAACAACCCGAAAAGCCGAAAGAACCCGAAAAACCCAAAGAACCCGAGAAACCTAAACAACCCGAAAAGCCTAAGGAACCTGAGAAACGAAAAGAACCACCACCGAAACCGCCAGCAGCAGCACCAAAGGTTCCAGAACCTTGTCCTCCACCACCAATGGCTTATCCCCCCATCGGATGCTGTTGCACGGAATGCTATCATGGCGTTGGTGGGGGACCTTGCTATTATGGTGGACCACCTCCACCCCTACGCCCATGTTACCAGACTTACGGTAGGCCAGTTTATGACAGCTGGGGCGGCGGCGGCGGGTATAGCTACTGTTACACGAGCCGCGGTGAATGTTTTAGCGACGAGAACCCAAATGGTTGCTCAATCATGTAA